The following proteins come from a genomic window of Caloenas nicobarica isolate bCalNic1 chromosome 6, bCalNic1.hap1, whole genome shotgun sequence:
- the EN1 gene encoding homeobox protein engrailed-1, with amino-acid sequence MEEPPEGHGHRDAAPGPASSGSGSDGESVPVSPSPAPASPAAPCPLPLPRRRHPPPPPPPPPHRTTNFFIDNILRPDFGCKKEPPAPASGGGGGSRERDGDRGQSSGRENVNPLLARPPNPPSLLCPDSNCRPDGSAPPPPPAAAAAKASPAAAAAAASGAPKSPADGGETHPAKYGEHGSPAILLMGSNNGGPVIKPDSQQPLVWPAWVYCTRYSDRPSSGPRTRKLKKKKTEKEDKRPRTAFTAEQLQRLKAEFQANRYITEQRRQSLAQELSLNESQIKIWFQNKRAKIKKATGIKNGLALHLMAQGLYNHSTTTVQDKEESE; translated from the exons ATGGAAGAGCCGCCGGAGGGGCACGGCCACAGAGACGCGGCGCCCGGCCCGGCGAgcagcggcagcggcagcgATGGCGAGAGCGTacccgtgtcccccagcccggcgcccgcctcccccgccgcgccctgccccctgcccctgccccgccgccgccacccgccgccacccccgccgccgccgccccacCGCACCACCAACTTTTTCATCGACAACATCCTGAGGCCGGACTTCGGCTGCAAGAAGGAGCCGCCCGCGCCGGCCAGCGGCGGAGGAGGAGGTAGCCGGGAGCGGGACGGAGATCGAGGGCAGAGCTCAGGTAGAGAAAACGTCAACCCGCTGCTGGCCCGGCCGCCCAACCCaccctccctcctctgcccgGACTCGAACTGTCGTCCCGAcggctccgcgccgccgccgccgcccgcagccgccgctGCCAAAGCCAGTCCCgccgcggcggcagcggcggcgtCGGGGGCGCCCAAGTCCCCTGCCGACGGGGGCGAAACTCACCCGGCGAAGTACGGGGAGCACGGCAGCCCCGCCATCCTCCTCATGGGCTCTAATAATGGAGGACCTGTTATAAAGCCCGACTCGCAACAGCCGCTGGTGTGGCCTGCCTGGGTCTACTGCACTAGGTATTCAGACAGACCGTCCTCGG GCCCCCGCACCAGGaagctgaagaagaagaagacggAGAAGGAGGATAAGCGGCCGCGGACGGCTTTCACGGCCGAGCAGCTGCAGCGGCTGAAGGCGGAGTTCCAGGCGAACCGGTACATCACGGAGCAGCGgcggcagagcctggcccaggagCTCAGCCTCAACGAGTCGCAGATCAAGATCTGGTTCCAGAACAAACGAGCCAAGATCAAGAAGGCGACGGGCATCAAGAACGGGCTGGCGCTGCACCTCATGGCCCAGGGACTCTACAACCACTCCACCACCACCGTGCAGGACAAAGAGGAGAGCGAGTGA